CTTCTATATGTAAAAACCTCTTGAATGTCCTCAAAGTCCTCATTGCCCACATTTTATAGATTACATGATTAATTGACAATGCCAAAAAGGTGCTGCAGCCCTTGTGTCACCCTCCAATGAGCATCCCTCATACTGACCACATTTAGGAAACTGTCTTCATCATCTTCAATATTTGCATTTAACCTGCAATCTTCTTGCCTTCTCTGCATTTAGAGAGACATTGAGACTTTTTagtcatatacagtggatataaaaagactacacacccctgttaaaatgccaggttcttgtgagaatgagacaaagataaatcatgttagaacttattccacctttaatgtgacctatagcgtgaataattcaattgaaaaacaaggtttttattttcccccctcaaaatttcagtttgtttttcaattgaattgttcacattataggtcacattaaaagtgaaaaagatctgacgatttatgtttgtctcattcttttaaatcacaagaacctggcattttatcagggatgcaaactttttatatccactgtagctattGTACTGTTTGTAGACATAAAATGAAGCCTCATATGACTAGAAGCAAAGTTCTCCTGAAACAGTTTCTTCTGATAGACGACCACTACATTAACGTTATGCTGTATGAGCCTGTGGTATTCTGACTTTGAACAGAAATAAAAGCAGTGGtgatgtgaacagaacaattactTTGCAACCTAAGCGTCACCAAAGTTACTTATTTTTGCATTCCATCTGAACGTTGTTCTCTTCGGAATTACTTCTGTGTCGTGCAAGCATCTTTTGTAAGGTCCAACACGTTTCGCCATCACTTCGGCATGTTACAGACTACTACTATCAACCACGAACAACCTCCAGCTTTCCCCGCTTCCCGAACAGCTCCCGAATCCCGAAATCCTTTCAATGCAGTCGCGCACCTGTCGCGATAGTATCCGTTCGCGCCACTGAGTTGTGTTTGAAATCTGCTTTGACGTGGATCGCTTGTATCTCTCCAGAGACGGTTCAGCATCTTTGGTCTCAAATTGCGGTTACAGGTTGTTTGACACAGTATATAggaccaataaaaaaacatatttgtcagTGAAAACAATATTTATCCATCACAATGGTATTTGCCACATATTATTTCAAGGACAAGACCGTGGATGTAAGAAGAATTGATTTGATGAGTATTGAAGACCAGCAAAAATCTTCAAAGATTATCACACGATGCCCCAGTCTCGAGGATGAAGATGGGTGAATTAATGTTAAATGGGACAAAGGCAGAAAAAAGAAAGGTGGTCCAGCCTTTTTTCCTGCTAAGCTTTTAATGCTCCGTGGTAAGTCTATAAATTCGCTAGCAATGTACTTAATCTGTCACCTAGCTAGATAGTTATCCTCAAGCGTTAGCATAATTTGACAGTATGTtctgtgttattttaaatattgtgtTATTTAACAACGTTAAGTTACCAACAATATGTCTGTTAAGTATTGCTCAGGTATCCCGTATAGCCAGAGGACCCAGTCGGAATTTTAATTTGCTCAAAACTTTGTCACATAGACAATTACAGGGATCTTTGCAAGAAGAGGGACGGATTCATAAAGGACATCTGGAAACAAACACTCAAGAGGAAAACAAAGCCAAACAGTAGGTGGATGAAGGATGTGGAGTAGGAGGATGAAAGGCCAACAAAAAAGATAATTACATAATAAATAGTATGGAGAGGATTCTATGGCAGTGATTCtagcagaaaaaaaactgaaactgaaaagcAGAACCTTCCTTGCCATTGTTCTTACAAATCTTCTTCATAAAACCATCAATAGGGAATAGTTTTTTAAGAATTAAATACTGAATTTGTGTCAGAAATGAAATCCACATAGCTTCATTGTTtaaaaatttgcatttcttcATATTTGAAATAAGTTGTCCCTTTATTTCCATTAAGAGTGTGAGAGTCGTGCCACATTGAAAAGTAATCCCTGTCAAACATTTTTCAATGAAGACATGAAGTGACTTCAGAACAACGGAATGAAGGGTTTGCATCTCAGTTTGGGGTGCTATGTAATGGCTTTTCGCTGAGTCTCTGTGAGCCTAATGGATAGGAAGATATACTAAATATTAAGGTAGCAATGGGGATACCAAAGCagatagttaaataaataaaataattagcgATGTCCCCAGATTTCACAATTGTCAAACGGAAAATCATAATTTTGGGTTATTTTAGTAAAATATGGAGCTAGGTCAGTTATTACAATCATTGTTATTGGACATCCCTGCTATTGAAATACttaaaattgtaatttaaacTGCAAAACAGCAAAAAGGAAGTCTTCTTTAGAGGTAAATTATTTAAGTGAGTCATTTTGAGTTGAAGTAATAACTTTTATGTGACTTTTTCTGCCACAGAGGATGCAGATTATTTTATCTTGTGTTTGACAcagtataattttttataattttgttttggtGTAGTCAACTACCGAAAAGGAAGAGTCATCAGATGAGGACCTACTGCCCAGAAACTGGAGTAAGGCGCAGCTGCAAATAAAGGAACTTAAAATAGAGAACAAgagactgaaagaaaacaatgttgaaGAGATACTAGAAGCCATGAGAGGTAATCTTATGAATTAAGGTTTTATgaaataaagtaaaacaaatactTTGCCCTTGTGTAGACAAGATCACACAAAAATGCAGAGAATATAAAGCAACATCAAATTTGTTAAGGAACAGTACacccaaaatgaaaataattattgtctCCCATCACCTAATGTAATGGAGTTGAACGGGTACGTGTTTGTGGAGGTatatatttgaaacactgcaacCAAAGAATACGAGCCAAGCAGAGACAGTTGGCCAGTGATACCATTCCATGGTATCCGTTATATTTGGGTGACAGCAGACAGTGAATGTCGCATGAAACATCCAACCCCTACCAAGTCACACTGAAACTATCTGGACTGATTAAATGCAAtgcaaaaaagtgaaaaaatcTTTGCCCCAAGAATGGCAGTTTTGGTtggtccgtctgtctgtctattcaaCACTTAACTTCAAGACATCATATCTTGATACAGATTTTAAAGATTCagtttaaatgaaaacacattcattctgcCTAGAGGATGAACCCTGACAACTTTGGTGACCTCATGACCTTTCCTCTAGTGCCACCTTCAGGCCAGAATGTTCAAACCCTGTTCACCCACTGCCTGCATTCTCCCAGCATCCACCAAGAGAGCAGGGCACCAGTGATggagggtctcccaaggcaaacaggtcttaggcgacgggtcagactaagagcggttcaaaacccccttaatgatgcacaagattttgagtaccgtgacgtcgcccggtatggcgcagccggggccccaccctggagccaggcccggggttggggctcgtatgcgagtgcctggtggccgggccttcccacATGgggaacgggcgacgtgggaccgccttcccgtgggctcaccacccacaggagggaccataaggggccggtgcgaagaggatcgggcggcagtcgaaggcaggggcctagacaacccgatctctggacacggaaactggctctagggacgtggaatgtcacctcgctggcggggaaggagcctgagatcgtgcgtgaggttgagaggttccgattagaggtagttgggatcacctgtacgcacggcttgggctctggaactacactccttgagagaggatggactcttcaccactctggagttgccaatggtgagaggcggcgggctggtgtgggtttgcttatagctccccagctctgccgccatgtgttggagtttaccccggtgaacgagagggtcgtttccctgcgcctacgggtcggggataggtctctcactgttgtttgtgcctacggaccgaacggcagtgcagagtacccgaccttcttggagtttCTGGaaaggggtgctggaaagtgctccgactggggactctatcgttctactgggggacttcaacgcccacgtgggcaacgacagtgacacctggaggggcgtgattgggaagaacggcccccctgatctgaacctgagtggtgttcagttattggacttctgtgctagtcacagtttgtccataacgaacaccatgttcatgcatcagtcaacgtggcaccaggacaccctaggccgcaggtcgatgatcgactttgttgtcgtctcatctgacctgcggccgtatgtcttggacactcgggtgaagagaggggcggagctgtcaactgatcaccacctggtggtgagttggatccgatggcgggggaggaagctggacagactcggcaggcccaagcgtactgtaagggtctgctgggaacgtctggccgagtctcctgtcagagagatctttaactcccacctccagcagagcttcgactggatcccgagggaggctggagatattgagtccgagtggaccatgttctccaccgccattgtcgaagcggccgctctgagctgtggccgtaaggtctccggtgcctgtcgaggcagcaatccccgaacccggtggtggacaccggaagtaagggatgccgtcaagctgaagaaggagtcctatcaggcctggttggcttgtgggactcctgaggcagcagACGGGTAccaacaggccaagcgggctgcagcccgggtggttgtggaggcaaaaactcgggcctgggaggagttcggtgaggccttggagaaggactatcggctggcctcgaagagattctggcaaaccatccggcgcctcaggagagggaaacagtgccctaccaacgctgtttacagtagaggtgggcagctgttgccctcaactgaggatgtcgtcgggcggtggaaggagtacttcgaggatctcctcaatcctgccgtcacgtcttccattgaggaagcagaggatgagggctcagaggtggactcgtccatcacccgggctgaagtcacagaggtagtcaagaaactcctcgttggcaaggcaccgggggtggatgagatccgccctgagtacctcaagtctctggatgttgtggggctgtcttggttgacacgcctgtgcaacatcgtgtggcggtcggggacagtgcctctgggatggcagaccggagggtgtgttccaactatagggggatcacacttctcagccttccCGGGAAGTCTATGCCAGAGTTCTGGAGAGGAGattacggccgatagtagaacctcggattcaggaggaacagtgtggttttcgccgggccgtggaacactggaccagctctataccctctacggggtgttggagggttcatgggagtttgcccaaccaatccacatgtgttttgtggatttggagaaggctttcgactgtgtccctcgcggcatcttgtggagggtgcttcgggaatatggggtcctgggtcctttgctaagggctgtcaggtccctgtacaaccgaagcaggagcttggtccgcattgccggcagtaagtcagacttgttcccagtgcatgtcggactccggcagggctgccctttgtcaccggttctgttcgtaatttttatggacagaatttctaggcgcagccaggggccggagggtgtcaggtttgggaccacacaatttcgtctctgctctttgcagatgatgttgtcgtgttggccccttctaaccaggaccttcaacatgaactgggacggtttgcagccgagtgtgaaccGGTGGGGATgtaaatcagtacctccaaatctgaggccatggtcctcagtcggaaaagggtggcttgcccactttaggttggtggagagtgcctgcctcaagtggaggagtttaagtatctaggggtcttgttcacgagtgagggaaggatggaacgggagattgacagacggatcggtgcagcttctgcagtaatgcagtcgatgtatgggtctgtcgtggtgaagaaagagctgagccgcaaggcgaagctctcgatttaccagtcaatctacgttcctactctcacctatggtcatgagctttgggtcatgaccgataggacaagatcccggatacaggcggccgaaatgagctttctccgcagggtggccgggcgatcccttagagatagggtgagaagctcggtcacccgggaggagctcagagttgagctgctgctcctccatatcgagaggggtcagctgaggtggcttgggcatctgtttcggatgcctccggaacaccttcctgggaagacctaggacatgctggagggactatgtctcccggctggcctgggaacgcctcggtgtacCCCCGGAAGagttagaggaagtgtctggggagagagaagtctgggcatccctgcttagactgctgcccccgcgacccggccccggataagcagaagatgatggatggatggatttttgGGTTGGATTTGTTGTTCCTCTGCATCAGGATGGCCATTTAACAGGGAAGAAATTGTAGAGAAGTACAACAGTTTTGTAGCCAGCCAGTGACTGATTTCAGAGAGGCTCTTGCATGACATTTTCTAACCTACCCTAAAGACTGTTTatactgtgtgtttattgtgttttGAACTGGGATGTCGATTTCAGTTTTCATTGTTATGTTTTGGCGTCCAATacaatatttgttagaaaattCTGATGTATGTGAATTTTTATGTGTATTGTCCACTGGTAGTGGTACAAGTGAATTATCTTCAAGTCCACTTCAAGTACAGTTAAAGGTATATTTCAAGCGTGAAAAATAATACCTAGATAGAAACCTAGTAGTATACCTAgtagtaaaaaaataatgtataaatagtaaacTATAAATATGATGTTACTTACTACAGTAATATACTTGCAGTGTAAAAACTATCAAACTAGTAGTTTACTGAGAGTATACTTAAAAGTGTATTTTCATAAACTAAAAAGTTGGCTAGAAGTATATGACTAGTAAACTAAAGGTATACTTATAAATTCACTTAAAGACAACTTACTAGTATACTTGAAGTATAAAAACTATTAAACTAGTAGTTTACTGAGAGTATACTTATATGTGTATATTCATAAACAATAAAGTGCCCTAGAAATAAATTAATAGTAAACTACCAGTATACCTATAAGTTCACTTGTAGTATagttgcaatacaaaataaaactttGATGTAAACTAGTTCTTTACTCAAACTGTACTACTCTTACACTTCAAGTATACTTAAAAGTATACTTTTATAAACTAAAAAGAGTGCCAATTTAGTCCCAAGAAGTATTAAAATAGTACACTTACAAGTATACTAATAGTACATTGATATTAGTATACTTACTACATCAAGTATACTTGGGAAATATACTTGAACGTTACTTAAGTATACTTAATAAAATTTACTTGAAGTATACTTATTTTTGGTAAGGGttaagtgaagtgggtcttcactttagttgtaatgaatacattaactactttgatgaaaagatcgtcaccattagaaaacaaataactgactccttaaatagttatggtcctcaaaatctcagttgtacaaaaaatttcctgaacctccctgaccaggtgtcaatggagacacttgaattttttgataccgtatcgctcgacacatttacaaaatttgtaatgagttctaaacccacaaactctcagctagacccgattccaacaaaattacttaattgaagctatttcctgtgctaggtcagccaatgctaaacataataaattgctcccatTCCTctggatgcgtaccaaactcactaaaaatagcggaaattaagcctcttctaaaaaaaatctaatctggatcccaacatattaaacaattataggccaatatcgaacctcccgttcctctcaaaaatcttagaaaaatgtttttctctacaactgaatgccttcctaaagacaaatgacatttatgaaatactccagtccggtttcagatcccatcatagtactgagactgcactcgtgaaggtaacaaatgaccttctaatggcctcagacaaaggttccgcccctaaattagctactttggaagcatgcgtttcagatattaggaaccggatgacagagaatttcttgctcttaaactcaaataaaacagaaatgctcgttttaggacccaagaaacaaatagcgttgttagcagatctcactgtgaacctcgacggctgcatggtcgtatcccaaaaaactgtaaaaaaccttggcgttacccttgaccctgacctctcctttgaagaacatataaaatatgtctcaagagttgcttattttcatcttcgaaacattgcaaaaatttgaaactttctatcaaaaactgatgcagaaaaatctatccctgctttcgttacttctagactagattactgcaatgctcttctctctgtttatccagacaaattaattaatacacttcaattagtgctgcacacggctgctagaatcctaactagaacaaaaaaatttgaacacattactcctctcctggcgtccttacactggctgcctgttagggttagggctgattttaaggtttttctcttaacctataaatcaatacatggacttgcacctacttaccttgctgaaatgatccagccatacatacctacacgtaaccttagatcgcaagatgcaggcctattaattgtacctagaatttctaaacaaacagctggcggcagggccttttctcatagagctccactcctgtggaatgatctgccaattaaggttagaaatgcaaactcaagtgtctactaaaagcgcatatctacagcacggtttataattaggtatagcctggcctgggggcgtgaaggtgaccagtaggcttgatactgtccacccttgctgtcttgccatgtgggctctcgtcgccactgggaggccctccctccaatgcctttcgtgGGAAGATTCACTGgcttgttgactctctgttgcgcacttgtgtaATTGGGCtttacgctgctagcaataccctcattcaggggggttgcgattggtgggtgtccctttggttgatgcctggcaatgtgggtggattgatttcctgcctgttgggccctgtccggggcctcccccgggtagggccacagtgtcaccggacccccccgtctcagttccaaggtgttacgctgctatattattgtgctgggggatatgaggaatgcactactaacttttctcagtctcctccagttttatattttaggatgagatgaggtcctggtccacaactGCGGATTACCTgatttggggggcccattgctgtccctgtccttgtccacctggtcatacttctgacctagtctaaaatcaaatagactctggatttagcccagagaaatgtatttattattccaattggactcttaatatctcacccggcacagccagaagaggactggtcacccctctgagcctgggtcctctctaggtttcttcctaaaattcgaccttctcagggagtttttcctagccactgaaattcaacactgctgttgtttgctccttggggtataaggccgggtgtctctgtaaagcactttgtgacaactgctgttgtaaaaagggctttataaataaatttgattgaaataaaaacatttgagttAAGAGCCCATTACAGTTGTCAatcctactagagataaaagcatggatgagcttctcttggtctttttgggacaccaagcccttgattgtggctatatttttaagatgatagaatgctgttttggtgaccactttgatatgactgttaaatgtgaacaacaagattacacacttggccctggtttttagggcccaagaatccagctctttactaatacttgttcttttttttttgttaccaaacacaataatctctgttttatcttggtttagttGTAGAgtattttggttcatccaggtatttatgtgctctatacagtgtctattgagctgttttcaaacggttcgagagccatatatatttgagtatcatctgcatagccaTGTTAGgtaatgtttttgttctgttgaaTTTGGCCaggaggtagcatatagagattgaacagaagcggtccgagaactgatccctggggaactccacatgtcatagccaccctatcagattcatgattaccaatggtgacaacgtaactctggccatctagataagatctgaaccaattaaggactgtcccggagagtcctaccaaTTTTCCtatctagaagtgttctatgatctagagtgtcaaatgctgcactgagatctaatagaaccagaactgttattttatcggaatcagtattcagccatatatcatttaaaacctttATCAGGGCCGTTTGAGTACTGTGTTGAGGTCAGAAGCCTGAAGAAAccgcttgagttcacaaaattgctgagttgattgaagaaaacatttccaactgtattggctataaaagggagatgagaaacaggtctatagttgttcaatatatatgcatccagtgttctctttttggAGGAGTGTTCCACATATCTCCAGGAGAAAGGTGATGCTGTGGTAAATAGACTGGAGTATAAAATGACTGACAGATTTAGCACTCTGAAAACCAGGCTGGTTCATCAGAACAAGACATTTGAGCAGGAACATGATCTCAAAGACAAGGGTAGGTTTTATATAATCAAATTGGAACATACAGAAAAGTATTTGACGTAAATAGGAATTTCATAAGAGTTTCAGCATGTTTTCCTGTATtcaacatcaatgttttttctAGTGAAGCTTTACCCTCCTGCCAACCTCTCATTGGTGATGAGCGAAGCCCCAGAGCTGAATCTGTCCTGGAACCATAGCAGGATACACCACTGCTTTGAGAGTGAAGTGCGCTATAGAATAAACAACGACAAGTGGCAGGTGGGCTGGGGAGGAACTGGAGGACTCTGTGGACATATTAACATACTGTTCATGTTTCAGCAACAAATACAGTTTTTGACAACTTTCTCTACACTTttcagttaatatttttttttcttagagTACTTCTCCAAGGCGGGAATGGacttatactgtacatttcctCTCAGAAAGTCGGTATGAGTTTCAAGTCAGGACAAGGATACACGATGGCTGTGGTGAGTCCAAGTTCTGGAGTGAATGGAGTCAGATCATCCTCTGGGATTCCATGAAGGGAAATTACACCACAGGTACATGAATAGAAATGATCCCTCTTGTTTAATTGCTTTGAGAATGTGCTCAGAGGTCTTTCAGGACTTTGTTACACCAAGaacaatgtaattattta
This genomic window from Esox lucius isolate fEsoLuc1 chromosome 7, fEsoLuc1.pri, whole genome shotgun sequence contains:
- the LOC114828756 gene encoding cytokine receptor common subunit gamma-like, with translation MTDRFSTLKTRLVHQNKTFEQEHDLKDKVKLYPPANLSLVMSEAPELNLSWNHSRIHHCFESEVRYRINNDKWQSTSPRREQTYTVPFPSKSRYEFQVRTRIHDGCGESKFWSEWSQIIFWDSMKGNNTTGGHDVLAHT